Proteins from a genomic interval of Bradysia coprophila strain Holo2 chromosome X, BU_Bcop_v1, whole genome shotgun sequence:
- the LOC119085730 gene encoding eclosion hormone isoform X2, producing MASKIVIVFSIIVFLSTIASITSNPAIDLMGGFDFLGICLRNCAQCKKMYGNYFEGQMCADACVKFKGKIVPDCEDIGSIAPFLNKFE from the exons ATGGCATCAAAAATCGTAATCGTATTCTCAATCATAGTCTTTCTTTCAACAATTGCCTCAATAACTAGCAATCCGGCTATTG ATCTGATGGGAGGATTTGATTTCTTAGGCATCTGTCTACGGAATTGTGCACAGTGCAAGAAAATGTACGGCAATTACTTTGAGGGACAAATGTGTGCCGATGCTTGTGTTAAATTCAAAGGAAAAATCGTTCCTGACTGTGAAGACATTGG GTCCATTGCCCCATtcctaaataaatttgaatga
- the LOC119085730 gene encoding eclosion hormone isoform X1 produces MASKIVIVFSIIVFLSTIASITSNPAIGKKYDLMGGFDFLGICLRNCAQCKKMYGNYFEGQMCADACVKFKGKIVPDCEDIGSIAPFLNKFE; encoded by the exons ATGGCATCAAAAATCGTAATCGTATTCTCAATCATAGTCTTTCTTTCAACAATTGCCTCAATAACTAGCAATCCGGCTATTGGTAAGAAATATG ATCTGATGGGAGGATTTGATTTCTTAGGCATCTGTCTACGGAATTGTGCACAGTGCAAGAAAATGTACGGCAATTACTTTGAGGGACAAATGTGTGCCGATGCTTGTGTTAAATTCAAAGGAAAAATCGTTCCTGACTGTGAAGACATTGG GTCCATTGCCCCATtcctaaataaatttgaatga
- the LOC119085680 gene encoding nonsense-mediated mRNA decay protein 2-like: MLIRRGDDVHTNYIHRKKRSTDDQDTSQIRVYEFYEPKSRPVVVSSNKEALEAKDLANDTFFYEKLKASIPKLKDGERDDVELLKNGKPKESLTDDDSDDDGDDGDDADESEETDEDDESSESDESSVESDGNEENDETDKSSQTKEQPAPKNKNVEFIQNPNRALKEVEKAFHNNNKYIEEKQRQADEDDGDDESAEEKKPVFKTKHFSKDFESAGDLLREVHTLVNKKKTEPDDSNGYWKIEYQNPIV, translated from the exons ATGTTGATCCGACGTGGAGAT GACGTACACACTAATTATATACACCGTAAGAAAAGGTCAACTGACGATCAAGACACCAGTCAAATTCGGGTTTACGAATTTTACGAACCGAAAAGCCGTCCGGTAGTAGTTAGCAGTAATAAAGAAGCATTGGAAGCCAAGGATTTAGCCAATGATACATTTTTCTACGAAAAACTTAAAGCATCGATTCCGAAACTGAAAGATGGGGAGAGAGACGATGTCGAGCTGCTAAAGAATGGGAAGCCCAAAGAGTCTCTCACCGACGATGATTCCGATGATGATGGTGATGATGGTGATGATGCAGATGAGTCCGAAGAAACAGATGAAGACGATGAATCTAGTGAATCGGATGAATCATCGGTCGAATCTGATGGAAATGAAGAAAACGATGAAACCGACAAGTCTTCGCAAACAAAAGAACAGCCagcaccaaaaaataaaaatgttgaattcattcaaaatcctAACAGAGCGTTAAAAGAGGTGGAAAAGGCGTTTCACAATAATAACAAATATATCGAAGAGAAGCAGAGACAGGCTGATGAAGATGATGGTGATGATGAATCAGCAGAGGAAAAGAAACCAGTGTtcaaaacgaaacatttttctaaagaCTTTGAATCGGCAGGAGATTTATTAAGGGAGGTGCACACActtgtcaataaaaagaaaactgaacCGGACGATAGCAATGGATATTGGAAAATCGAATACCAGAATCCCATTGTTTAG
- the LOC119080272 gene encoding peroxidase: MILRFALFVTAILGVNSQILSLEEHGSECALILAGGARSSAFDHNINILRGSVDGIHHHDGHTCITYDAVNNAYLDARKRIHVSSPKGEWKTEDIATVGELLLDISIQLARTYGLSYEDIEKGLPQIDTSKTLIREVCPPFLSGVECRPGKYRRSDGLCNNLEHPLWGAAMAPFQRLIGPLYADGINAPRISVTGRDLPLSRVVSRTLHPDDGFHDHAGTVMVIAWGQFMDHDFTLTGTPLDPINRNDPEECCKRPLHLKHPYCNEIRVPDDDYFYRLFNVKCIDFVRGFPSPKAGCKLGSRTQFNTLTGIIDGNTIYGVKETFTRKLRTGFGGLLRMNPVFQEYGLKDLLPLKLDIPDEGCTRPNKSMFCFEAGEIRVNEQLVLTCMHTMLAREHNRLAGKLAAINPHWDDETLFQESRRINVAIIQHITYNEFLPILLGKEVMEKFGLVLNKNGYWDGYDSQVNPSIIDAFASAAFRFGHSLLPTAVERWSKAHKFIASKRLSDLIRRPYDLYRAGVFDEYLMGLMNQVAQAMDDSITQEVTNHLFKKEGARFGHDLVSFNMQRGREFGIPGYMEFRKFCGLPISHSWEEMAGSMPNETIFRYSSIFEHPADIDLWSGGVSERSLPGSMLGPTFACVIATQLSYIRRGDRFWYELPNQPSSFTPEQLQELRKAKLSRLICDNTDLIDTVQIYPMVLPDHEINPRVPCKSGIIPSIDLTKWADYGQDYSPHQYNILNDIPDTVVSFKK; encoded by the exons atgattctaAG ATTTGCGCTGTTTGTAACGGCAATACTGGGTGTGAATTCACAGATTTTGTCATTGGAAGAACATGGTTCGGAATGTGCTCTAATACTGGCCGGCGGTGCCAGATCATCAGCATTCGATCATAACATTAACATTTTGAGGGGATCAGT AGATGGAATCCATCATCATGACGGTCATACATGCATAACATACGATGCTGTGAATAATGCTTACCTTGATGCACGTAAAAGAATTC ATGTATCTAGTCCGAAAGGTGAATGGAAAACTGAAGACATTGCAACTGTTGGTGAACTTTTACTTGATATTTCCATTCAGTTGGCAAGGAC TTACGGCCTATCGTACGAAGACATTGAGAAGGGTCTTCCGCAAATCGATACATCGAAAACTCTTATCAGAGAAGTATGTCCGCCATTTTTATCCGGTGTTGAATGTCGTCCGGGAAAATATCGTCGATCCGATGGCCTCTGTAATAATTTAGAGCATCCGTTGTGGGGTGCAGCTATGGCACCATTCCAACGTTTAATCGGACCATTGTATGCTGACGGAATTAATGCGCCCAGAATATCTGTAACTGGACGTGATTTGCCATTGAGTCGAGTGGTGTCGAGAACTTTGCATCCAGATGATGGTTTTCATGATCATGCTGGTACTGTGATGGTTATCGCTTGGGGTCAGTTTATGGATCATGATTTCACTTTGACTGGAACACCTTTAG ATCCAATTAATAGGAACGATCCAGAAGAATGTTGCAAGCGTCCGCTTCATTTGAAGCATCcatattgtaatgagattcgTGTCCCCGATGACGATTACTTCTATCGCCTCTTCAATGTTAAGTGTATTGATTTCGTTCGTGGTTTTCCATCACCCAAAGCTGGTTGCAAACTAG GTTCAAGAACTCAATTTAACACTTTAACGGGTATCATTGACGGAAACACAATTTATGGTGTCAAGGAAACGTTTACGAGAAAATTGAGAACCGGATTCGGGGGATTATTGAGAATGAACCCAGTTTTCCAAGAATATGGTCTAAAGGACTTGCTTCCGCTCAAATTAGATATTCCAGATGAAGGTTGCACCAGACCCAACAAGAGCATGTTCTGCTTTGAAGCAG GTGAAATTCGAGTCAACGAACAGTTAGTATTGACATGTATGCACACAATGTTGGCTCGTGAGCATAATCGTTTAGCGGGAAAATTAGCTGCAATCAATCCACACTGGGACGACGAAACATTGTTCCAAGAATCTAGACGAATCAACGTAGCCATTATCCAGCACATCACCTACAATGAATTCTTGCCGATTTTGCTTGGAAAAGAAGTTATGGAGAAATTTGGTTTAGTACTGAACAAGAACGGCTACTGGGATGG ATACGATTCTCAAGTCAATCCATCGATCATTGACGCTTTCGCTTCAGCTGCGTTTAGATTCGGTCATTCGCTTCTTCCAACAGCAGTTGAACGATGGTCGAAAGCCCACAAGTTCATCGCTTCGAAACGACTTTCCGATCTGATTCGTCGGCCATATGATTTATACAGAGCTGGTGTGTTTGACGAATATCTGATGGGTTTGATGAATCAAGTTGCTCAAGCTATGGACGATTCTATTACTCAAGAAGTTACaaatcatttgtttaaaaaggAGGGTGCGCG TTTCGGCCATGATTTGGTATCATTCAATATGCAACGTGGTCGTGAGTTCGGTATTCCTGGTTACATGGAATTCAGAAAGTTCTGTGGTCTGCCAATATCACACAGCTGGGAAGAAATGGCAGGCTCAATGccaaacgaaacaattttccGCTACTCCAGTATTTTCGA GCATCCTGCTGATATTGACTTGTGGTCGGGTGGCGTATCGGAACGATCACTACCGGGCTCAATGTTGGGACCTACATTCGCTTGTGTCATTGCCACCCAATTGAGTTACATCCGGCGAGGAGATCGCTTCTGGTATGAGCTACCGAATCAACCGTCATCGTTCACACCGGAACAATTACAAGAACTCCGGAAGGCTAAATTATCCAGATTGATTTGTGACAATACTGATCTGATTGACACAGTGCAAATTTATCCGATGGTTCTGCCGGATCACGAAAT TAATCCTAGAGTTCCATGCAAGAGTGGAATTATTCCATCCATTGATCTGACGAAGTGGGCAGATTATGGGCAGGATTATTCACCACACCAATAT aacaTCCTGAACGACATTCCAGACACAGTGGTAAGCttcaagaaataa